From a single Pelmatolapia mariae isolate MD_Pm_ZW linkage group LG20, Pm_UMD_F_2, whole genome shotgun sequence genomic region:
- the hsd17b10 gene encoding 3-hydroxyacyl-CoA dehydrogenase type-2 → MANIRCVKGMVGLVTGGASGLGRATVERLVQSGASAVIVDLPSSDGQAVAASLGNRCAFAPADVTSEAEVRSAVSLAKEKFGKLDMAVNCAGIAVAVKTYNFKKDLPHSLEDFQHVINVNIAGSFNVIRLAAGEMGKNEPDADGHRGCIINTASVAAFDGQVGQAAYSASKGGIVGMTLPIARDLAPMGVRVITIAPGLFSTPLLASLPEKVRSFLARQVPFPSRLGDPAEFAHLVTCLVENPMINGEVIRLDGAIRMQP, encoded by the exons ATGGCGAACATTCGGTGTGTGAAG GGTATGGTCGGCCTGGTAACAGGCGGTGCCTCCGGTTTGGGGCGGGCCACCGTGGAGCGTCTGGTGCAGAGCGGAGCGTCTGCTGTGATCGTGGACCTCCcctcctctgacggacaggctgTGGCAGCCAGTCTGGGAAACCGCTGTGCCTTTGCTCCTGCAGAT GTGACATCAGAGGCAGAGGTGCGGTCAGCTGTTTCCCTGGCCAAAGAGAAGTTTGGGAAGTTGGACATGGCGGTTAACTGCGCTGGCATTGCTGTGGCTGTGAAAACATATAACTTTAAGAAGGACCTCCCTCACAGCCTGGAGGACTTCCAGCACGTCATCAAT GTGAACATTGCAGGATCTTTTAATGTGATTCGTCTCGCTGCGGGCGAGATGGGGAAGAACGAACCCGACGCAGACGGACACAGAGGCTGCATCATTAACACCGCCAGCGTGGCAGCTTTCGATGGACAg GTTGGACAAGCAGCTTACTCCGCTTCTAAAGGCGGCATCGTTGGGATGACCCTTCCCATCGCACGAGACCTGGCACCCATGGGCGTCAGAGTCATCACCATAGCACCTG ggCTCTTCTCCACTCCTCTTCTCGCCAGTCTTCCAGAGAAGGTGCGCTCATTCCTCGCGCGCCAGGTGCCCTTCCCCTCGCGCCTGGGTGACCCCGCTGAGTTTGCTCACCTGGTCACATGCCTGGTTGAGAATCCCATGATCAACGGGGAGGTCATTAGACTGGACGGAGCCATTCGCATGCAGCCCTGA